A region of the Mycoavidus sp. HKI genome:
CTAGGAGATAATTTATAAAATGCTTTAAATTGTTGTATTAGCAAGTAACTGTATCGACTAATGCTGATAGTCGATACAGACTAAACTGTGATGCAAAGTGGGTGTATATATCAGGTCAATGTTTTCCGGCTGGTATAGAGTGTTCAGGTGACCCGCTCCGCGATCCGCTACTCTGCGATCCTGCCCATGATCCAGCTCTTGAACCTAGTGGTGATAGAGTCAGATCGGGTAGCAGGTTAGAGTTGTCTAAAATTCTATATACTCCGCTGACAGTTTTATCTAGTTCAATGATTTGACTTTGTAAATCATCTACACCTTTAACCCTAATTTTTTCGGCTGCGATAGCTTGAGATTTTATCAATTCAATTGATTGGGAAGAGCCCTTTTTAAATGTAGATAGTTCGTTTTCTATTTTTTCAAGCTCAGCTTGGAAAGCTTTTAGATTAGCGGTTAATTTTATAAGGTTTTCCTCAAGGGAGGTAGCTTTGCTTCCTGTTCCTTGAGTTCTCGAGTCTAGTTGATCAAGTCGCCTACCTTGCGAGGAAACCATATTCTTACTATCTTCAAGGGCATTGCTTAGATCATCTCTTAATTTGAAGTGCGCCGCCTTTTGATCTTCGATTTCTTTGATTAAATTCTCTATTAATTTAGAGTGCTCGTCCTTCAGACCTTCAAATTTTTTGTCTAGATCAGCGTTAAATTTCTTTTGCATAGTCATATTTGTATGGCGGGCATACGCAATAAAAAGTAGAAAAAAAATAAATGCGGAAATAGCTAGGTACTGAACTTCTGGTTCCAACTGACCAACCCGCCCAGAAATTCGATTCATGTTCGCCGTCATCGAATTTATATGATTAAACATACCGCTTGTCATCTGTTGCTGCTGCCAAGAGGTCTGCTCTAACTCCCTGATAAATTGAGGGGAGGAATCGCGGCCCTCCGCTCCGACGGGTTTATAAATCTGCAATACTTGGTCTAGGGAAAGATTGCACAGGTCTGCTGTTTTTCCACCTTGGGCTTTTTTTTCCGTATCTCCCAAATTAGGGAACCAGTCAGAGACTATGGATGCTAAGGATGATGGAATTTGCATTATTTTCTCCGAGAAGGATAGTAATTAAACTCTCAAGCTAGACAAGGGCAAATGGATGGTGATGAAGGCTTAGTTTAGATATTGGACAATCTGACCTTTGCCTATCACGGATTTTAGCAGATTATCAATCTTTTTCACCAGATGGTGCGTTTTGCACAAAATATTATTTTTGTTTTGTAGGGCTGTTCAAATTATTGAACAATAAATGAATTCTCAGTCATTTAGTTAAGCAAGATGATTCAAAAAAAAGACATTTTATTTTCAAATTTATTTTTTGCGATGTCTAAAAGGTAAGGGTGCATATTATTGAAAATAATAATTTCAATAATAATTGAGTGAACTCCAAAAAGAAAGTAGTGGTAATGCGTTAATTTATAAAATAATATAGTTAGTTAGATTAAGGGAATAAACTAGAGAGTCAAGTTGGGTCAGTAGAGGCCGGCTTCAGAGTTGGTAAACGAGGAAGAGTAAAGTATGCCAGGATCACAGAATGCTAAGGATGTGAATACTTTTCAGATTGCGTCAGTGGGCACTTTGGCTGATCGCGTGACGGAGGTACTCGCGTACAAGATAAAAAACCAAGAATTACCTCCTGATTTTCGACTGACGGAACATATTATGGCTAAACGCTTTGGCGTAAGCCGCACAGTGATCCGAGAGGCAATCTCGCGCTTGAAATCGGATGGTTTAGTTGAATCGCGTCAGGGTTTAGGTACGGTGGTTTTACGGCCAGGCGCCGCCACTGCATTTAGGATTGATGTCGGCACTACGGATTCTTTGCCGGCCGCATTGCAGGTGATGGAGTTGCGGCGCGGCATCGAGGGGGAGGCGGCTGCGCTGGCGGCGCAACGGCGTACACCTGAGCAATTGGTTAGCATTAAACAGGCTCTAGTGGAAATTGATGAGGCAGTGGAGAAGGACGATGATGGCGCCGATGAAGATTTTGGGCTGCATAAAATAATTGCTCTAACGACGGGTAATCCGCTTTATGTATCACTATTAGATTTTCTGGGCCATTTTATGCACACCTCCATTAAAGTGACTCGCGCAAATAAGGCCCGGCACATGGATCTTTCGATACAAGCCGAACATCAAGCGATTATTGAAGCGATTGCGCAGGCTGACCCAGATGCTGCACGGCGGGCGGCTGTGACGCATATTGATAATGCTGCCGCGAGGCTTCGTCTGGCAAATCCAGATAAGCGCGATAGTCAGTAATGTGCATTAGCCAGCGGATGATGAAACCAGGCTCGCTAGAATTTTAGTTTTTATGCCGCATGTCGATGATTGTCAGCTAACAGTTCTATGGCGAGCTTGATAAATGCTCGTGTCTTAGCAGGTAAATGGCGCTGGCTTGAATAGACCAGCGAAATTTGCTCGTTTGCTTCCGGCACGCTGTATTCGGGCAGAATTCTTTTCAGCTTACCTTGTGTTAAATCCTCATCCACCATGGTCTTCGGTAGGATTGCAATGCCAATACCTGCGAGCGCGGCTTCACGCAATTTCGCTAAGTCATTGACTGAGTAAGCCGGTTCAATCGTTAGCTGACGACTGCTTTGCGCGTTGACAAAGGTCCAAGTGGGGCTGGAGGTGCGGTGTGTCGGCCCGACAAAGATATGCTTAGTGAGTGCGTTTAAAGAGTCGGGCGCGCCACCTTGTTGAGCGAGGTAGCTCGGTGCCGCCACAATTGCTGATTCAATCGTCAACAATGGGTGTTGAGTCATGCTGGTGCCGGTGATGGAGCCGGTGGCAACGAGACTGGCGTCAAAGCCATTTTCAATCAGGTCAACCGGCCGATGCCCTAGCGTGAGTTGTAATTTCACCTCTGGATAGTGGGTGCGATACGTGCTGAGTAGCGGCGTTAGATTGTCCAGCGAGAGGGAGGCTGAGGCGAAAAGCTTTAAGGTCCCACATGGCACGCTTGACATTTGCGTTGCATTGGCTTCAATAGCTTCAATTTGCTTGAGGATATGACGGCATCCATCTGCATAAGCGCGTCCAGCTTCCGTTAAGCACAGGCAGCGAGTTGTGCGTTGCAGCAGTTGAGTATTCAAATGCGCTTCAAGCAACGCGACGTAACGCGTGATGACTGCATTAGACAATTTAAGGTTGGTCGCCGCTCCCCCGAAGCTGCCGCTTTCGGCAACTTGCAGGAAGACACGCATGGCTTGCAGTTGGTTCATACTTAAAGGTAGGTGAGTCGTGGTGTACAAACAGAAGTTTAATGCAAGATTGTTTTGTAGTGTACATAATGCCGCGTTTCATCCTCCACTCATATAAGAATGATCTTAAAAACACTAAAATGATGAGAAAGAATAAGTTATTCATCTTTCTTATAGGAGCATTAGCTTTTTATATTTTTTCGCGAAAATTTTTGGCTTGATGCTCGATCATTTGCGCCACGGCGGTTTGCAGTGGTGAAGGGGCAATTTTTTGGCGTAAGGCTTGTAGACAGGTAAAGCCAGCCCTTGATAGATGGGCTTTTTTAGCGACGGATGTGGGTTTTGCATGCTGGAGTTGCACCCGGATTTTAATCGCATGCACAAGCCAGCCGCGTTGTTGCAGCGCTTGCAGCAAACACGGTTCTAGATGACGTAGGCGTGCCGCGAGCGCGTTATGCGCGGTAAGCAGGGTGAGCAAGCCATTTTTGATCGGGCCGGGGGATACATTCGGCGCCAGATAATCTGGTAATGCAGCCGCCAAATCACGCTCCAGGGCGGCAATTTGTTCGACGCCGGTACGTAGTTGGGCGAACGCTTCATTGCGCTCAAGCAATGAAACGAGAGACGGCGTGCTGCGCGTGGGGAACGATTTTGTTAAGTATGCGGGGTTCATATGCTGCCCTGATCTTACCTTGGATTTATTTGTACAGGCTGCTTAACTCTAAATTGTAGGTTGCCGCTATGTTTTGCCTATATTGCAGCACAGAGTAGCATGATAAACTCTATTTTTTTTAAACTCTTAAATTTCATAGTGTTTAAACCCTTAACTTTCATAGCGTTAGCAGTTATAACCTTATAAGCGATGATTGCCGGACTTCTCAAAAAGATTTTTGGCAGCCGTAATCAACGGTTGCTTAAGCAGTACCAGAAAACTGTCGTTGCGATCAATGCGCTTGAGGCGCAGTTCGAAGAACTGACTGACGAAAAATTGCAAGCATGCACAGCACTATTTAGGCAGCGAGTCACTGCTGGCGAGTCGCTTGATCAACTCTTGCCTGAAGCGTTTGCGGTGTGCCGCGAAGCAAGCCGGCGAGTGCTAAAAATGCGCCACTTCGATATGCAGCTTATCGGGGGTATGGCATTGCATCATGGCAAAATCGCCGAGATGCGCACAGGCGAAGGTAAAACGCTGGTGGCGACGCTTGCGGCCTACCTCAATGCCTTATCTGGTCGTGGCGTTCATGTGGTGACGGTCAATGACTATCTGGCGCAGCGTGATGCTGAGTGGATGGGCCGCCTGTACCGTTTTCTGGGCTTGTCAGTTGGCATCAATCTATCGCAGATGGAGCCTGAGGCCAAGCGGCAAGCGTATGCCGCCGATATTACTTATGGCACGAATAACGAATTCGGTTTCGATTATTTGCGCGATAACATGGTATATGAAGTGGATGCGCGTGTGCAACGCGAGCTTAACTTCGCGATTGTCGATGAAGTCGATTCAATTCTGATTGATGAAGCGCGTACGCCATTGATTATCTCCGGCCAAGCAGAAGATCATACGGAGTTGTACGTACGGATGAATGCGCTGCCGCCGCTGCTTGAGCTCCAACTTGGTGAAGAAAAGGCGGACGGGACAGGGGTTGACGTGCCGGGTGATTACACCCTGGATGAAAAAGCGCGCCAAGTCTTTTTGACGGAGCGCGGCCATGAAAAAGCGGAAGCCTTATTAGCGCAATGGGGTTTGATCGGCACGGGCGAAAGCTTATACGCACCACAAAACATTACATTGATGCACCATGTGTATGCAGCGCTACGCGCGCATACGCTGTTTTATCGCGATCAGCATTACGTCGTGCAAAATGGTGAAGTCATCATTGTTGATGAATTTACTGGCCGTTTAATGGCCGGGCGTCGTTGGTCGGACGGCTTGCATCAAGCGGTTGAGGCAAAAGAAGGTGCGCACATTCAGCACGAAAATCAAACGCTTGCATCGATCACCTTTCAGAATTATTTTCGGATGTATCTCACGCTGGCTGGCATGACCGGAACGGCAGATACTGAAGCACACGAGTTTCAGCAAATCTATGGGCTGGAAACTGTAGTGATTCCGACTAACCGGCTGAGTCAGCGGATTGACCATCAGGATCAAATTTATAAGAGTGCGCGTGAACGCTATGATGCGGTGATTACCGATATCCGCGCATGCTATGAACGGGGACAACCGGTGTTGGTGGGCACCACATCAATTGAAAATTCAGAGTTGCTATCGTCGTTGTTAACGGATGTGCAGTTGCCACACCAGGTCCTCAATGCTAAGCAGCATGAGCGCGAAGCGGAAATTATCGCGCAAGCAGGTCGTCCCAAAATGGTGACGATTGCAACCAATATGGCGGGCCGGGGTACAGATATTGTATTAGGCGGCAATGTTGAGAGGCAGGCAAGCTTCATTGAAGCCAATGAAACCTTGACTGCCGATGAAAAAGCGCGCCGGGTTCAGCACCTGCATGATGAATGGCAGGCTCTGCATGATGCCGTCAAAGCGGCGGGCGGTCTGCATATTATTGGCACTGAGCGGCATGAATCGCGCCGGATCGATAATCAATTACGCGGTCGGGCAGGAAGGCAGGGCGACCCTGGCTCTTCGCGCTTTTATCTTTCACTGGAAGACCCGTTGTTGCGGATCTTCGCCGGTGACCGTGTCCGCGCGATTATGGAACGTCTCAAAATGCCTGATGGCGAGGCTATTGAAGCGGGCATTGTCACGCGCTCAATCGAGTCGGCGCAGCGCCGGGTCGAAGCGCGTAACTTTGATGTTCGCAAGCAATTACTGGAATACGATGATGTTTCCAATGACCAGCGTCGTGTGATTTACCAGCAGCGCAATGAATTGCTCGAAGCGGCGGATATTTCAGAGACGATCGTTGCCATGAGCGAGAGTGTGTTTGCCGAGCTGGCTCATACTTTCGTGCCACCAGGCAGTATCGAAGAGCAGTGGGATTTGGCGGGCCTGGCTCAGGTCTTGCGCGATGATTGGCAACTTGAGCTTAACCTTGAGCAGGCCGAGATAGATGTAGCTGATGATGCAGACATTGTGCACTATGTGTTGACAGCTGTGACCCAATCCTATCAAAACAAGGTCGAGCAGATTGGGCGTGAAGCGTTTAGCGGATTTGAGCGTTCAATTATGTTGCAAACACTTGATGCGCGCTGGCGCGAGCATTTGGCGGCGCTAGACCATTTGCGGCAAGGTATTCATCTGCGCGGTTATGCGCAGAAAAACCCCAAACAAGAATATAAGCGTGAAGCTTTTGACCTTTTCGCGCAACTACTTGATTCAATCAAACTCGAGGTGATACGCATTGTCATGAATGTGCGTATTCAGTCGATCGAGCAAATTGAACAGGCAGCCGAGCAGCTTGAGGAAAAAGCGGCTCATCACGAAGATATGCACTTTCAGCATGCTGAATTTACTGGAGCCGCCATCAATCAGCCGATCTCTGAGCTGGATCAGAATGGACGGGGTAAGTCCGGTTTTCATGACCCAAATGCATTACGTGAAATAGCACCTAAAGTCGGCCGTAATAGCCCGTGCCCTTGTGGTAGCGGTAAAAAGTATAAGCAATGTCACGGTAAATTGGCGTGACGCGTGCTTTGTAAAAATGAATGGTCGCGGGCGACATCCTGATAAATTGGGGTTCGCTAATGTTTTCTAACCCATGGACTTTGATTTCTGAATGGCTGTCAATTTTCCTTTGATTGATCCTGCGCAGCTCTATCCTGTTGCAGGGGTTACGCTTGGCTGGGCTAAAGCGAATATTCGCAAACCGAATCGTAAGGATTTGCTGGTGGTGGCGCTGGATGAAGGTACTACGGTATCGGCTGTGTTTACGACGAATCGTTTCTGTGCTGCCCCAGTCATTGTAAGCCGTGAGCATTTGGCCTCTGCGCGTAGTGGTGGGGCCGGTATTCGTGCACTCGTTGTTAATACGGGCAACGCTAATGCCGGCACTGGCGAGTTGGGGCTTGCCCATGCTCATAAGACGTGTGCTGTGCTGGCGCAGCTTGCCGGGATGACTGCGCAGCAAGTGTTGCCATTCTCAACCGGCGTGATTCTTGAGTCGCTGCCGATCGACCGCCTGTGTGCCGCGCTACCCGCAGCATGGGCGGCGCGCGCACCCGCGCAGTGGAGTGACGCTGCCGAAGCGATTATGACGACCGATACCCGCGCAAAAGCTGCCTCGCGGCGTATCACCATCGGTACACAACAAATCACACTCACTGGCATCAGCAAAGGGGCTGGCATGATTCGGCCCAATATGGCGACCATGCTCAGTTTTATTGCAACCGATGCCGGCCTCAGTCAGCCAGTGCTTGATGCACTTACCAAGCACGCTGCGGATCGCTCATTTAATTGCATTACGGTCGATGGTGACACGTCGACCAATGATTCATTTGTCATCATCGCCACCGGCCAAGCCGATCTGCCGTTGGTGACTTCGATTGAAGATCCGATCTATGCCGTGTTACGCGATGCGATTACCGAATTAGCTCAGACGCTAGCCCAATTGATTGTGCGTGACGCCGAAGGCGCTACAAAATTCATCACCATTCAGGTTGAAGGGGGGGCAACTGCTGCTGAATGCCGCCAGGTTGCCTATGCGATTGGTCATTCGCCACTGGTTAAAACGGCTTTTTTTGCCTCTGATCCAAACCTTGGCCGCATCTTATGCGCGATTGGCTACGCTGGCATTGAGAACCTTGAGGTCGACAAAATTGATTTGTATCTCGATGATGTATGGGTCGTAAAAGAAGGTGAGCGTCATCCCGATTATCTTGAGGAAGAGGGGCAGCGTGTGATGCAGCAGCCGGAAATTATGGTGCGCGTTGGGTTGGCGCGTGGTGATGCAAAGGCCGCGATTTGGACGAGCGATTTGTCGCATGAATATGTGAGCATTAATGCCGATTACCGCTCTTAGAGAATAGTTATTTTTTTATGGATAAGCTTGAGCAATTCCTAAATCGTGCCGAAGGGCTGCTTGGCCGGCTGGAGGCACTGCTGCCACCTCCGATTGGCGTGATTGATTGGCCGGCCGCTATAGCGTTTCGCTGGCGTACGCGCCAAGGCCGAGGTTTTTTGCAGCCGGTGGCGCAGGTGTCATCGATCACGCTGGAAGATTTACAAAACGTTGACCGGCAAAAGCAGTTAATTGAAGCCAATACGCGCCAGTTTGTACAAAAATTGCCCGCCAATAATGTATTGCTGACGGGGGCGCGGGGTACCGGTAAATCCTCCTTAATCAAAGCATGTTTAAATCATTTTGCAGCAGACGGTTTACGGCTGATTGAAGTCGACAAAGATGATTTGCATGAACTGGGCGATATTATTGAGCTGATTGCGCAACGTCCTGAACGCTTTATTGTGTTTTGCGATGATTTATCTTTTGAAGAGGGCGAGCCAGGCTATAAAGCCCTGAAAGTAGCACTCGATGGCTCGATTGCTGCGCAATCAGACAATGTATTAATCTATGCCACGTCAAACCGCCGCCATCTTTTGCCGGAATATATGAGCGACAATGAAAGCTACCGCCATACCAGCGAGGGAGAAATTCATCCAGGCGAGGCGGTGGAAGAAAAGATTTCGCTTTCTGAGCGTTTTGGCTTATGGATTAGCTTTTATCCATTCAAGCAAGATGACTATCTTGGCATTATCCACCACTGGCTTAAACATTTTGGGTGCAGCGATACGGATTGCGAGCGAGCACGTGGCGAAGCTCTTGCCTGGGCGCTTGAGCGTGGCTCGCGCTCTGGGCGCGTAGCATGGCAGTTTGCACGTGATTGGTCAGGCCGACAACAACAAATGAACGCCTCAGCGCGCAGTATTTTATGATGCCGCAACAGCAGGCAGAATATATGCCGGATGGTCGGCTTGTCACGCAGGTGGCGGTTGGGATACTAGTGCGCAACGATGGACGTTTTTTGCTCGCGCAGCGCCCTTCTGGTAAACCCTATGAAGGCTATTGGGAGTTTCCTGGCGGCAAGCTGGAGGCCGGTGAATCAGTCGAAGCCGCATTAACGCGTGAGTTACACGAGGAGCTTGGGATTCAAGTAGAGGCGTGCCAGCGTTGGCGAGTGCTTGAGCATGATTATCCCCATGCTTACGTGCGGCTTTTCTTCTGCAAAGTAACTGAATGGCAGGGCGAGCCAACTGGGCGAGAAGGGCAAGCGCTTGCTTGGCAGCAGACACCGGTTGAAGTGGCTCCTGTGCTCCCTGCGACGATTCCGGTGCTTGACTGGCTTGAGGCCGATGCTACATCCAGCTTATGACAGGCTGACTCAGTTAAAGCAATGACCGCATAGATTTAATCTAAGTCGTCGTTTGAGTCAGCTGTAGCGGGCGCTTCCTGCGTGCCGCCAATCACATACTTCTCGGCGGCCCAGGTGCCAAGATCGGTTTTTTTGCAGCGCTCTGAGCAGAATGGCCGATAACGATTCTCTGGCTTCCATTCAACTTTGATGCTGCAGATAGGGCAGTTAACGAGAGTGTTCATAGATAAGAGTGTATCTGAAATCTGGGGTGTGACGCTAGCCTGAGTATTCAGGTTATGCACCGGTCTCATTTCGACTTTTTATGCCGTTCTCAAGCCCGTTATAAATTACACAAAGCGAGCTGAAAGGGCACATCCGTATCAACCGGCTGTGGACGCATATCGCCGTCTTGCGTGGTAAAGCGTACCCATAGCATGTATTTATTGGCGCTGGCCTCAGGAATGACGCCCAGCTCAGCGGGTACGCGTATTTGCATCAATTGGCAGGTGCGGCCAGATAGCATTTGCTGGTAGCGACCTTGGGTGGCGATGACTTTGGTGACTTGGCTGGATTCACGGGCGAATTTTAAGACAATCGCCATGGCATCGCGTAGCGGCAATAACGGTATGGCCCACTGTGCAATATCATGCCGACGGTATTCGAGCGGCCCCTGTTGCCATGCATAATAAGAAGGTAAATCAAAGCGGCAAGTGCCACCTGGGATGCTTGAGCGGCTGCGGATACTGCTGAGCCATTCATTATCCGCCAGATGTTGGCCCGCCTTACCGTGCATTTGGTTTAGCTGAGCAAGTGTCTGCGTAATTTCTACTAGCACGGTCTCTAACGTCGTTTGGTCAATTCCTGGATTATCTCGATATGAAATAAGGGTTTGGCGCTGACGCTCGAGTTCCTTGCTGAGATCAGATTTGAGATCAGCTCGGCCTGCTACGTCTGCAATTTCAAACAGCGTCATCAGTGCGATATGGTGTTCCTTTGCATCTTCTCGAGACAAAAAGAACGTAAACCGGTTAAAAAGATCTTCAAACCGCAACAGTGTTCGGATGCGCTCGTTGAATGGGTACTCGTAGAGGAGGGTCAAGCTTAATGCCTATTAAAAGGAGCAAAGTGGCGAATAATGGTGTCTATTCTAGTCTGCATATTTAAGCGCTGCAATCTTAACCTGAATTTACCTGATATTCATTCGTAGGCAGAAGCTAGATGCGGTCTACCCATTAAGTTTTTAGCTATGAAATAATCCCTTAATCGACATACACGGCCTAAGTTAGCTTGAGATAATATTGATGCAATGCATCAACTTCATTATATAGGAAAGTCAGCGGCGTATCCTCGTCGTTAGAAATCACATCGTCAGCATGCGCTAGGCGGGTTGCTCGGTTTGCTTGGCGCGCGATGATGGCTTGCACCTGCTCGCGCGTTAAACCGTTGCGTTGCATCACGCGCTTAATTTGCGTGGCAGGAGAGCAATCAACCACCAGTATCCGATCGACACGGTCTTGCCAACTGCTGGATTCAATTAATAAAGGTACGACAAACATCAAATATTGACCGCTTGCGGCGTGCGCCGCGGATTCGCATTCAAGGCGGATGAGTGGGTGCAGGATAGCTTCTAGGCGCAATTTGGCTTGTTCATCATTAAAGATGGTGGCGCGCATCTTTATGCGCTCAAGCGAGCCGTCTGGGGCGATGAAGGTTTGGCCGAAATGTTCAGCAATCAGCGGCATGGCCGCTCCGCCAGTTGCGGTTAGTGTATGCGCGATATGATCGGTATCGATAACGGCCACGCCGTGCTCGGCGAAGCGATTTGCAACGGCTGTTTTGCCACACCCGATGCCCCCCGTTAAGCCAACTGAAAATAAATTAAATTTTTGCTGATTCATCATCTTTGTTGTTAATTAAATGATAGGCGCTGTTTTAAGAACTGTGATGAGCTGGATCATTTTACTATTGCACGTTATGTGGCAAGAAAATATTACATAATGCACAAACGCTATCCTTTTAAAGTGGCGTTAACCAGCAAAAAATGGTGTGCCACAAAATAGCGTGATCATTCCTGCTGCAACAAGAAATGGGCCAAATGGTAAAGGTTGTCCTTTTTTTAGGTGGCCGCAGGCCATTGCAGTGAGACCAAATAATGCACCTGTAGCAGAGGCCAGGAGCACGATTTGAGGTAGCGCCAGCCAGCCAAGCCAGGCGCCGAGCGCGGCCAGTAATTTGAAGTCGCCATAGCCAATCCCTTCCTTGCCGCGCAGCAAGCGAAACCCCCAATAGACTAGCCACAACGTAAGATAGCCGGCCACCGCGCCAATCACTGCGCTGTGCAGTGACGTAAAACTGGCGTCAAGGTTCACTAAAAGCCCGGCCCAAATCAGGGGGAGGGTGAGCGTGTCAGGCAGCAAGTGAGTGTCCATATCAATGAAGGCAAGCGCCAATAAGGTCGTGGCCAGCCCGAAGGCGGCGAGGGCTGGCCAGCTTGCGCCAAAGTGCCACAGCGCGCCTGCTGCTAAGCCGGCGCTGAATAGCTCAAGGGCTGGATAACGTAGGCTAATTGGAATGTGGCATGCAGAGCAGCGGCCGCGGCACAGAAGATAGCCCAATAGAGGCAGGTTCTCAGTTAGAGTGAGAGTATGTTGGCATGATGGGCAATGAGAGCGCGGCAGGCAAAGGTTATAGGCGTGCTTGTCCCCAAGGCTTTTACCTGCCATCGGGGGGGGCGTGATGGCCTGGTCTATCATTTCGTTTGAAACGGCCGTGTGCGTCGTAGCGGCTGCTGCTTTGGCAGTGATGTTTGCATGAGCCGCAAAACTATGCCATTCGGCTTGCCATAGCCTATGCAGCATAATTGGCACTCGATGGACGACAACACTTAGAAAGCTGCCGATAATCAGGCCAAATAGCACGGTGCAGATATATTGAAAGCTGACGGGCAAAGCAGCGAAACTAGCCGCCCAGCCATTAAAGATGGCGGCAATCGGCTGAATTAGGATAGGGGCGGGCAAGGACATTTGGAAAAAGCGGCACAGAATATGAATAAATGAGTATCTATGCTACACCATCACTAGATGACATTGCCGAGTTCAATGATGGGTAGATACATTGCGACCACAAGGCCGCCAACCAATAGGCCAAGCACGATGATCATCAGGGGTTCGGCGCTATTGGCTAAAGTGGCGATGCGCATATCCACTTGCTGCTCGTTAAGGGTGGCGAGGTCGTTAAGCATCGTGTCAAGAGAACCAGATTCTTCAGCAATCGCAATCGGTTGCAAGACGGTTGGCGGAAAGCAGCCAGTAGCGCGCATGGCATTGGCCAGACGCTCGCCGCGCCGCACACGGTGCGAAATATTAAGCGTGGCCTGATCGAATACTGCATTGTTGGTGATCTTCGCCATAATATTAAATGCATCGGCCAGCGGCGTTCCGGTTTTTAATAGAGTTCCGAGGGCGCGGCTCCACCGCGTGATGGCGAGCTGCTGCAGCAGGGGGCCAATGATCGGTGGCATTAATATAAAGTGGTCATAGGCGGTGCGCAGCGTCGTTGAGCGGCGCAAACCGATCCCAGCTAGCAGGGTTCCTGCGCTGATCAATAGGGTGATAGGCACAATGCAGTGTGCCATGGCTGACGAAAGAGATAATACAACCCGGGTTGGGACCGGAAGCGGTGTACCAAAACCATCGAAGATTTGCTTGAAAGTCGGCACCACCCAGAGCATTAATGCGGTTGTAATCAGTAGAGATACGATCAATACGCCTGCTGGGTAACTGAGTGCCGCCCGCAATTTTGCTCGTTGCGCCGCGGCGCGCTCGCGTTGATCGGCAAGTTGCGCCAGCAAAGGCGCGAGTGCGCCCGAGGCTTCGCCAACCGCCACCAACTGGCAGTACATCGCGCCAAATTGCGGATAGTGTGCCAGCGCTGCTGAAAAATGTTGGCCTTGTGCAATCGCGCGCGCGAGTGCATGAATTACTCTAACTAAGGTTGGCCGCGTATTGCTGCTGACCATAACGTCTAAGGCAGCTACCAGCGGCAGGCCGGCGTGTAAGAGGCCGGCGAGTTGGCGTGAGAAGGTGGTGATATCCGCCGCGCGCAGCACCGCAGGCTTGGCGGGTCCTTGGTTAATGATTTTAAAAGCGGTAATGCGTTGTTGCTTGAGCACCGCGCGTGCCGCGCCAATTCCAGTGGCGATTAAGACGCCATTCTTAGTGCCGCC
Encoded here:
- a CDS encoding A24 family peptidase, whose translation is MSLPAPILIQPIAAIFNGWAASFAALPVSFQYICTVLFGLIIGSFLSVVVHRVPIMLHRLWQAEWHSFAAHANITAKAAAATTHTAVSNEMIDQAITPPPMAGKSLGDKHAYNLCLPRSHCPSCQHTLTLTENLPLLGYLLCRGRCSACHIPISLRYPALELFSAGLAAGALWHFGASWPALAAFGLATTLLALAFIDMDTHLLPDTLTLPLIWAGLLVNLDASFTSLHSAVIGAVAGYLTLWLVYWGFRLLRGKEGIGYGDFKLLAALGAWLGWLALPQIVLLASATGALFGLTAMACGHLKKGQPLPFGPFLVAAGMITLFCGTPFFAG
- a CDS encoding ATP-binding protein, encoding MDKLEQFLNRAEGLLGRLEALLPPPIGVIDWPAAIAFRWRTRQGRGFLQPVAQVSSITLEDLQNVDRQKQLIEANTRQFVQKLPANNVLLTGARGTGKSSLIKACLNHFAADGLRLIEVDKDDLHELGDIIELIAQRPERFIVFCDDLSFEEGEPGYKALKVALDGSIAAQSDNVLIYATSNRRHLLPEYMSDNESYRHTSEGEIHPGEAVEEKISLSERFGLWISFYPFKQDDYLGIIHHWLKHFGCSDTDCERARGEALAWALERGSRSGRVAWQFARDWSGRQQQMNASARSIL
- a CDS encoding DNA gyrase inhibitor YacG, with translation MNTLVNCPICSIKVEWKPENRYRPFCSERCKKTDLGTWAAEKYVIGGTQEAPATADSNDDLD
- the coaE gene encoding dephospho-CoA kinase (Dephospho-CoA kinase (CoaE) performs the final step in coenzyme A biosynthesis.) translates to MMNQQKFNLFSVGLTGGIGCGKTAVANRFAEHGVAVIDTDHIAHTLTATGGAAMPLIAEHFGQTFIAPDGSLERIKMRATIFNDEQAKLRLEAILHPLIRLECESAAHAASGQYLMFVVPLLIESSSWQDRVDRILVVDCSPATQIKRVMQRNGLTREQVQAIIARQANRATRLAHADDVISNDEDTPLTFLYNEVDALHQYYLKLT
- the zapD gene encoding cell division protein ZapD, with protein sequence MTLLYEYPFNERIRTLLRFEDLFNRFTFFLSREDAKEHHIALMTLFEIADVAGRADLKSDLSKELERQRQTLISYRDNPGIDQTTLETVLVEITQTLAQLNQMHGKAGQHLADNEWLSSIRSRSSIPGGTCRFDLPSYYAWQQGPLEYRRHDIAQWAIPLLPLRDAMAIVLKFARESSQVTKVIATQGRYQQMLSGRTCQLMQIRVPAELGVIPEASANKYMLWVRFTTQDGDMRPQPVDTDVPFQLALCNL
- a CDS encoding NUDIX domain-containing protein codes for the protein MPQQQAEYMPDGRLVTQVAVGILVRNDGRFLLAQRPSGKPYEGYWEFPGGKLEAGESVEAALTRELHEELGIQVEACQRWRVLEHDYPHAYVRLFFCKVTEWQGEPTGREGQALAWQQTPVEVAPVLPATIPVLDWLEADATSSL
- a CDS encoding type II secretion system F family protein, with amino-acid sequence MIESEAPITVHQVQEFRFSWRGINATGGTKNGVLIATGIGAARAVLKQQRITAFKIINQGPAKPAVLRAADITTFSRQLAGLLHAGLPLVAALDVMVSSNTRPTLVRVIHALARAIAQGQHFSAALAHYPQFGAMYCQLVAVGEASGALAPLLAQLADQRERAAAQRAKLRAALSYPAGVLIVSLLITTALMLWVVPTFKQIFDGFGTPLPVPTRVVLSLSSAMAHCIVPITLLISAGTLLAGIGLRRSTTLRTAYDHFILMPPIIGPLLQQLAITRWSRALGTLLKTGTPLADAFNIMAKITNNAVFDQATLNISHRVRRGERLANAMRATGCFPPTVLQPIAIAEESGSLDTMLNDLATLNEQQVDMRIATLANSAEPLMIIVLGLLVGGLVVAMYLPIIELGNVI